A single genomic interval of Hoplias malabaricus isolate fHopMal1 chromosome 7, fHopMal1.hap1, whole genome shotgun sequence harbors:
- the LOC136701602 gene encoding ribonuclease inhibitor-like isoform X1 yields MVSSACTAEFLDVGADVPPPREVDRLHTEKMRTETQRADSPVSSCVFVMSDQIMEDPPKVSNGGGEPSCVSMKTDQSMEGPPTFSKEGGEPSCVSMNRVWFVDNPYLSSGDVPSDPELTGCNLNTDTYETLRSALQSINSSLKELDLSNNDLQDSGVELLSAGLKSSLCKLETLRLVGCNFTKDSCETLGSALQSVSSSLKELDLSNNNLQDSGVELLSAGLKSSLCKLETLRLAGCNLSKDSCQTLRSALLSVNSSLKELDLSNNDLQDSGVELLSAGLKSSLCKLETLRLAGCNLSKDYCQTLRSALLSVNSSLKELDLSYNDLQDSGVELLSAGLKSLLCKLETLRLIGCNLSKDSCETLGSALQSVNSSLKELDLSNNDLQDSGLELLSIGLKTSNCKLETLRLSGCMITEEGCCSLASALKSNPSHLRELDLSYNHPGEYGVKLLSDLLQDPYCALEKLQVQHGGFRRMRQGPRKWYCDLTLDPNTIHPLFSLSEGNRKVDGVEEPLPYPDNPERFDGCWQVLSVESLTGRCYWEVEDSERCADISVSYRGIRRKGVRTECSFGRNKLSWSLICSGNSYWVRHNDQDTEIPDPPPRNDRVGVYLDWEYGTLSFYTISPHTHTLTHLHTLTSKFTEPLYAGIEMEPYTTVRLCETE; encoded by the exons ATGGtgtcatcagcttgtacagCAGAGTTCCTGGATGTTGGTGCTGATGTGCCACCCCCAAGAGAAGTGGATAGAttacacactgagaaaatgag GACTGAAACCCAGAGAGCAGATTCTCCAGTGTCcagctgtgtgtttgtaatgagTGACCAGATCATGGAGGACCCTCCTAAAGTCAGCAATGGGGGAGgagaacccagctgtgtgtctatgaagacTGACCAGTCCATGGAGGGACCTCCTACATTCAGTAAAGAAGGAGgagaacccagctgtgtgtctatgaatAGAGTCTGGTTTGTTGATAATCCATATCTCAGCAGTGGAGATGTCCCCTCTGATCCAGA ACTTACTGGGTGTAATCTCAACACGGACACCTATGAGACTCTGAGATCAGCTCTACAGTCAataaactcctccctgaaagagctggacctcagtaacaatgacctgcaggattcaggagtggagctgctctctgctggactgaagagttcactctgtaaactggagactctcag ACTTGTTGGCTGTAATTTCACCAAGGACTCCTGTGAAACTCTAGgatcagctctacagtcagtaagctcctccctgaaagagctggacctcagtaacaataacctgcaggattcaggagtggagctgctctctgctggactgaagagttcactctgtaaactggagactctcag ACTTGCTGGGTGTAATCTCTCCAAGGACTCCTGTCAAACTCTGAGATCAGCTCTACTGTCagtaaactcctccctgaaagagctggacctcagtaacaatgacctgcaggattcaggagtggagctgctctctgctggactgaagagttcactctgtaaactggagactctcag ACTTGCTGGGTGTAATCTCTCCAAGGACTACTGTCAAACTCTGAGATCAGCTCTACTGTCagtaaactcctccctgaaagagctggacctcagttacaatgacctgcaggattcaggagtggagctgctctctgctggactgaagagtttactctgtaaactggagactctcag ACTCATTGGCTGTAATCTCAGCAAGGACTCCTGTGAAACTCTAGgatcagctctacagtcagtaaactcctccctgaaagagctggacctcagtaacaatgacctgcaggattcaggattGGAACTGCTCTCAATTGGACTGAAGACTTcaaactgtaaactggagactctcag ATTGTCTGGGTGTATGATCACAGAGGAAGGCTGTTGttctctggcttcagctctgaaatcaaacccCTCCCACCTGAGAGAACTGGATCTGAGCTACAATCATCCAGGAGAGTACGGAGTGAAGCTGCTCTCTGATCTACTGCAGGATCCATACTGTgcactggagaaactaca AGTCCAACACGGAGGATTCAGAAGAATGAGACAAGGACCAAGGAAAT ggtactgtgatctgactctggatccaaacacaatacaccctcttttctctctgtctgagggaaACAGGAAGGTGGATGGTGTGGAGGAGCCTCTGCCGTATCCAGATAATCCGGAGAGATTTGATGGGTGTTGGCAGGTTCTGAGTGTGGAGAGTTTAACTGGACGGtgttactgggaggtggagGATAGCGAGAGGTGTGCTGATATCTCAGTGTCGTACAGAGGAATCAGGAGGAAAGGAGTCAGAACTGAGTGTAGCTTTGGACGCAATAAACTCTCCTGGAGTCTGATCTGCTCTGGGAACAGTTACTGGGTCAGACACAATGATCAGGACACTGAGATACCTGACCCCCCCCCTCGCAATGACAGAGTGGGAGTGTATCTGGACTGGGAGTACGGCACTCTGTCCTTTTACACCatctcacctcacacacacacactcacacacttacacacactcacctccaaATTCACTGAGCCCCTCTACGCTGGGATTGAAATGGAACCTTACACCACAGTGCGTCTGTGTGAGACagaatag
- the LOC136701602 gene encoding ribonuclease inhibitor-like isoform X2, producing the protein MSDQIMEDPPKVSNGGGEPSCVSMKTDQSMEGPPTFSKEGGEPSCVSMNRVWFVDNPYLSSGDVPSDPELTGCNLNTDTYETLRSALQSINSSLKELDLSNNDLQDSGVELLSAGLKSSLCKLETLRLVGCNFTKDSCETLGSALQSVSSSLKELDLSNNNLQDSGVELLSAGLKSSLCKLETLRLAGCNLSKDSCQTLRSALLSVNSSLKELDLSNNDLQDSGVELLSAGLKSSLCKLETLRLAGCNLSKDYCQTLRSALLSVNSSLKELDLSYNDLQDSGVELLSAGLKSLLCKLETLRLIGCNLSKDSCETLGSALQSVNSSLKELDLSNNDLQDSGLELLSIGLKTSNCKLETLRLSGCMITEEGCCSLASALKSNPSHLRELDLSYNHPGEYGVKLLSDLLQDPYCALEKLQVQHGGFRRMRQGPRKWYCDLTLDPNTIHPLFSLSEGNRKVDGVEEPLPYPDNPERFDGCWQVLSVESLTGRCYWEVEDSERCADISVSYRGIRRKGVRTECSFGRNKLSWSLICSGNSYWVRHNDQDTEIPDPPPRNDRVGVYLDWEYGTLSFYTISPHTHTLTHLHTLTSKFTEPLYAGIEMEPYTTVRLCETE; encoded by the exons atgagTGACCAGATCATGGAGGACCCTCCTAAAGTCAGCAATGGGGGAGgagaacccagctgtgtgtctatgaagacTGACCAGTCCATGGAGGGACCTCCTACATTCAGTAAAGAAGGAGgagaacccagctgtgtgtctatgaatAGAGTCTGGTTTGTTGATAATCCATATCTCAGCAGTGGAGATGTCCCCTCTGATCCAGA ACTTACTGGGTGTAATCTCAACACGGACACCTATGAGACTCTGAGATCAGCTCTACAGTCAataaactcctccctgaaagagctggacctcagtaacaatgacctgcaggattcaggagtggagctgctctctgctggactgaagagttcactctgtaaactggagactctcag ACTTGTTGGCTGTAATTTCACCAAGGACTCCTGTGAAACTCTAGgatcagctctacagtcagtaagctcctccctgaaagagctggacctcagtaacaataacctgcaggattcaggagtggagctgctctctgctggactgaagagttcactctgtaaactggagactctcag ACTTGCTGGGTGTAATCTCTCCAAGGACTCCTGTCAAACTCTGAGATCAGCTCTACTGTCagtaaactcctccctgaaagagctggacctcagtaacaatgacctgcaggattcaggagtggagctgctctctgctggactgaagagttcactctgtaaactggagactctcag ACTTGCTGGGTGTAATCTCTCCAAGGACTACTGTCAAACTCTGAGATCAGCTCTACTGTCagtaaactcctccctgaaagagctggacctcagttacaatgacctgcaggattcaggagtggagctgctctctgctggactgaagagtttactctgtaaactggagactctcag ACTCATTGGCTGTAATCTCAGCAAGGACTCCTGTGAAACTCTAGgatcagctctacagtcagtaaactcctccctgaaagagctggacctcagtaacaatgacctgcaggattcaggattGGAACTGCTCTCAATTGGACTGAAGACTTcaaactgtaaactggagactctcag ATTGTCTGGGTGTATGATCACAGAGGAAGGCTGTTGttctctggcttcagctctgaaatcaaacccCTCCCACCTGAGAGAACTGGATCTGAGCTACAATCATCCAGGAGAGTACGGAGTGAAGCTGCTCTCTGATCTACTGCAGGATCCATACTGTgcactggagaaactaca AGTCCAACACGGAGGATTCAGAAGAATGAGACAAGGACCAAGGAAAT ggtactgtgatctgactctggatccaaacacaatacaccctcttttctctctgtctgagggaaACAGGAAGGTGGATGGTGTGGAGGAGCCTCTGCCGTATCCAGATAATCCGGAGAGATTTGATGGGTGTTGGCAGGTTCTGAGTGTGGAGAGTTTAACTGGACGGtgttactgggaggtggagGATAGCGAGAGGTGTGCTGATATCTCAGTGTCGTACAGAGGAATCAGGAGGAAAGGAGTCAGAACTGAGTGTAGCTTTGGACGCAATAAACTCTCCTGGAGTCTGATCTGCTCTGGGAACAGTTACTGGGTCAGACACAATGATCAGGACACTGAGATACCTGACCCCCCCCCTCGCAATGACAGAGTGGGAGTGTATCTGGACTGGGAGTACGGCACTCTGTCCTTTTACACCatctcacctcacacacacacactcacacacttacacacactcacctccaaATTCACTGAGCCCCTCTACGCTGGGATTGAAATGGAACCTTACACCACAGTGCGTCTGTGTGAGACagaatag